In one Bombyx mori chromosome 4, ASM3026992v2 genomic region, the following are encoded:
- the LOC101741715 gene encoding glutathione hydrolase 6 isoform X2: MQAASPSTRGSPDSQSPPGGVELREDVPLTPSGSGGGARLCAGGPRFIVASFAALTAATTLALLTQIYYGDYEVVPHGSVSSDAKSCSGAGTETLKAGGRSMDAAVAAALCLAAVAPHRTSLDASGTLLYWEYREWRRSAAWLAEWGGTGVRRGAAPRLLVALAALHAQYGRLPWSQLLQPAVDLARRGPDASVGVGAARGGGPGAPARALLADYLESLQHNTSAELSSAWSSESDLRVSSPAAVRAGGWRVWVGGAGAGTVARALVAGLSPPPADVDDATRRVVAALQQEAASDALSPGGVSSGLAVVDAQDTYLALVTGLSVPFGSGPVTSSGWSQDSPTAPLDLTPAILVDQFVCGTRYVLGGSSAAAVAQAAAALAVTGVPSAVERGRASDTTPASASDPAPASDPAPAVNVVQQRGDALASHADSRGGGLASRF, encoded by the exons ATGCAAGCCGCGAGCCCGAGCACCCGGGGCAGTCCCGACTCACAATCTCCTCCAG GAGGGGTGGAGCTCCGCGAGGATGTGCCGCTGACGCCGAGCGGGTCGGGGGGCGGGGCGCGCCTGTGCGCGGGGGGGCCGCGGTTCATCGTGGCGTCTTTCGCAGCCCTCACCGCCGCCACCACCCTCGCGCTCCTCACGCAGATATACTACGGAGATTATGAG GTGGTCCCTCACGGCAGTGTGTCTTCAGACGCGAAGTCGTGTTCCGGTGCGGGCACGGAGACGCTGAAGGCGGGCGGGCGCTCCATGGAcgccgccgtcgccgccgcgcTGTGCCTCGCCGCGGTCGCGCCGCATCGGACCTCACTCGACGC GAGTGGCACACTGCTGTACTGGGAGTACAGAGAGTGGCGGAGGTCGGCGGCGTGGCTGGCGGAGTGGGGCGGGACGGGGGTGCGGCGCGGGGCGGCTCCGCGTCTGCTGGTCGCGCTCGCCGCGCTGCACGCGCAGTACGGACGCCTGCCCTGGTCGCAGCTGTTGCAGCCCGCCGTCGACCTCGCCAG ACGCGGACCCGACGCGTCGGTCGGGGTGGGGGCGGCGCGGGGCGGCGGCCCGGGCGCCCCCGCGCGCGCGCTTCTCGCCGACTACCTCGAGTCACTGCAGCACAACACTAGTGCAG AGTTATCGAGCGCGTGGTCGAGTGAGAGCGACCTGCGAGTGTCGAGTCCGGCAGCGGTGCGCGCGGGGGGCTGGCGGGTGTGGGTGGGGGGTGCGGGCGCGGGGACAGTCGCACGCGCGCTCGTCGCGGGACTCTCCCCGCCGCCCGCAGATGTTGACGACGCGACGCGCCG AGTGGTAGCCGCATTACAGCAGGAGGCCGCGTCGGACGCGCTGTCCCCGGGCGGCGTGTCCTCCGGGCTGGCGGTGGTCGACGCGCAGGACACCTACCTCGCGCTCGTCAC GGGCCTGTCGGTGCCGTTCGGGTCGGGTCCGGTGACGTCATCCGGTTGGAGCCAGGACTCTCCCACCGCTCCACTCGATCTCACCCCAGCTATACTTGTGGACCAGTTCGTCTGTG GTACACGATACGTGCTGGGCGGGTCCTCGGCGGCAGCGGTCGCGCAGGCGGCAGCGGCGCTCGCGGTGACCGGCGTCCCCTCCGCCGTCGAGCGAGGCCGCGCGTCCGACACCACGCCCGCGTCCGCGTCCGACCCCGCGCCCGCGTCCGATCCCGCGCCCGCTGTTAACGTGGTGCAGCAGCGAGGGGACGCGCTGGCGTCGCACGCGGACAGTCGCGGTGGCGGCCTCGCATCGCGGTTCTGA
- the LOC101741715 gene encoding glutathione hydrolase 7 isoform X1, translating to MQAASPSTRGSPDSQSPPGGVELREDVPLTPSGSGGGARLCAGGPRFIVASFAALTAATTLALLTQIYYGDYEVVPHGSVSSDAKSCSGAGTETLKAGGRSMDAAVAAALCLAAVAPHRTSLDASGTLLYWEYREWRRSAAWLAEWGGTGVRRGAAPRLLVALAALHAQYGRLPWSQLLQPAVDLASIRRDYSMLALPHRRGPDASVGVGAARGGGPGAPARALLADYLESLQHNTSAELSSAWSSESDLRVSSPAAVRAGGWRVWVGGAGAGTVARALVAGLSPPPADVDDATRRVVAALQQEAASDALSPGGVSSGLAVVDAQDTYLALVTGLSVPFGSGPVTSSGWSQDSPTAPLDLTPAILVDQFVCGTRYVLGGSSAAAVAQAAAALAVTGVPSAVERGRASDTTPASASDPAPASDPAPAVNVVQQRGDALASHADSRGGGLASRF from the exons ATGCAAGCCGCGAGCCCGAGCACCCGGGGCAGTCCCGACTCACAATCTCCTCCAG GAGGGGTGGAGCTCCGCGAGGATGTGCCGCTGACGCCGAGCGGGTCGGGGGGCGGGGCGCGCCTGTGCGCGGGGGGGCCGCGGTTCATCGTGGCGTCTTTCGCAGCCCTCACCGCCGCCACCACCCTCGCGCTCCTCACGCAGATATACTACGGAGATTATGAG GTGGTCCCTCACGGCAGTGTGTCTTCAGACGCGAAGTCGTGTTCCGGTGCGGGCACGGAGACGCTGAAGGCGGGCGGGCGCTCCATGGAcgccgccgtcgccgccgcgcTGTGCCTCGCCGCGGTCGCGCCGCATCGGACCTCACTCGACGC GAGTGGCACACTGCTGTACTGGGAGTACAGAGAGTGGCGGAGGTCGGCGGCGTGGCTGGCGGAGTGGGGCGGGACGGGGGTGCGGCGCGGGGCGGCTCCGCGTCTGCTGGTCGCGCTCGCCGCGCTGCACGCGCAGTACGGACGCCTGCCCTGGTCGCAGCTGTTGCAGCCCGCCGTCGACCTCGCCAG TATCCGTCGTGACTATTCCATGTTGGCGCTGCCTCACAGACGCGGACCCGACGCGTCGGTCGGGGTGGGGGCGGCGCGGGGCGGCGGCCCGGGCGCCCCCGCGCGCGCGCTTCTCGCCGACTACCTCGAGTCACTGCAGCACAACACTAGTGCAG AGTTATCGAGCGCGTGGTCGAGTGAGAGCGACCTGCGAGTGTCGAGTCCGGCAGCGGTGCGCGCGGGGGGCTGGCGGGTGTGGGTGGGGGGTGCGGGCGCGGGGACAGTCGCACGCGCGCTCGTCGCGGGACTCTCCCCGCCGCCCGCAGATGTTGACGACGCGACGCGCCG AGTGGTAGCCGCATTACAGCAGGAGGCCGCGTCGGACGCGCTGTCCCCGGGCGGCGTGTCCTCCGGGCTGGCGGTGGTCGACGCGCAGGACACCTACCTCGCGCTCGTCAC GGGCCTGTCGGTGCCGTTCGGGTCGGGTCCGGTGACGTCATCCGGTTGGAGCCAGGACTCTCCCACCGCTCCACTCGATCTCACCCCAGCTATACTTGTGGACCAGTTCGTCTGTG GTACACGATACGTGCTGGGCGGGTCCTCGGCGGCAGCGGTCGCGCAGGCGGCAGCGGCGCTCGCGGTGACCGGCGTCCCCTCCGCCGTCGAGCGAGGCCGCGCGTCCGACACCACGCCCGCGTCCGCGTCCGACCCCGCGCCCGCGTCCGATCCCGCGCCCGCTGTTAACGTGGTGCAGCAGCGAGGGGACGCGCTGGCGTCGCACGCGGACAGTCGCGGTGGCGGCCTCGCATCGCGGTTCTGA